In Aquabacterium sp. OR-4, the following proteins share a genomic window:
- a CDS encoding YciI family protein — protein sequence MSYLLLIHEPVGQRATRTREQGEAAYAQMVAFAEGLQREGKLRAVESLVGQDQATRVEKRDGAVRLLDGPFAEAKEMVGGFFLLQDVSRDEALAIAQRCPAAAWCTVEVRALGPCFL from the coding sequence GTGTCGTATCTGCTGCTGATCCACGAACCCGTCGGCCAGCGCGCCACCCGCACCCGCGAGCAGGGCGAGGCCGCCTATGCCCAGATGGTGGCCTTTGCCGAGGGCCTGCAGCGCGAGGGCAAGCTGCGCGCGGTGGAGTCGCTGGTGGGCCAGGACCAGGCCACCCGGGTGGAAAAGCGCGACGGCGCGGTGCGCCTGCTCGACGGCCCGTTTGCCGAGGCCAAGGAGATGGTGGGCGGCTTTTTTCTGCTGCAGGATGTGAGCCGCGACGAGGCCCTGGCGATTGCCCAGCGCTGCCCGGCGGCGGCCTGGTGCACGGTGGAGGTGCGCGCGCTGGGGCCGTGTTTTCTTTGA